One genomic window of Cannabis sativa cultivar Pink pepper isolate KNU-18-1 chromosome 2, ASM2916894v1, whole genome shotgun sequence includes the following:
- the LOC115720007 gene encoding receptor-like protein kinase ANXUR2, whose product MVNVCLCLISFHSAMNIKTHNSFFLVFLFVLFNSFHGSISDLDSLILGCGTENTAKDADGRNWEPDTKYINEENSVSVRAQYQDPSLISETPYMTARIFTSKVTYKFPVKPKKRYWLRLHFYPSVYGSNNAEESYFNVIANDLTLLKNFSTSLTCKSLTQAYVMREYTLAPSASNSLGLTFEPTLGFAFVNGIELILVPELFDTVSVMGFSDQTLDAKTTNMQTMYRLNVGGQYISPTNDSGLTRTWYDDYPYLYGAQSGVSIEASPNVNIDYKKVPTFAAPTDVYRTARSMGGTKEMNLNYNLTWVFQQIDPNYMYLVRLHFCDFKYAKPNEIVFNIFLNNQTAQSGADVVGWSGGKAVPTYKDYVVYVTDGKGDEELWVAVNPATETKPEYYDAIVNGIEIFKMEAKKNLAGPNPKPSEMLAKNEQQQKTFQSKKNHAQVIGGAIGGVVSIGIVAALCIAIYQRKKRYTSIDSHTSSWLPIYGNSHTTASKSAISGKSTASSHLSATAQGRCRRFSFMEMKKATKSFDEANVIGVGGFGKVYKGIIDVGTKVAIKRSNPSSEQGVHEFQTEIEMLSELRHKHLVSLIGFCEEDNEMCLVYDYMALGTLREHLYKGNKPHLSWKRRLELCIGAAKGLHYLHTGAKWTIIHRDVKTTNILLDEHWVAKVSDFGLSKTGPDMSTGHVSTVVKGSFGYLDPEYFRRQQLTEKSDVYSFGVVLFEVLCARPALNPSLPKEQVSLADWALHCQKKGTLEDIIDPTLKGKIHPESMKKFADTAEKCLSDHGMDRPTLNDILWNLEFSLQLQENMDGSSHSSKRGGETSSEDGSVRHQNMAKHYNNLSLGSDSELGSDDTSGQNSTAIFSQIVNPRGR is encoded by the coding sequence ATGGTCAACGTCTGTTTATGTCTTATTTCATTCCATTCAGCCATGAATATCAAAACCCACAATTCTTTTTTccttgtttttctttttgttctcTTCAACTCCTTCCATGGCTCCATCTCTGACTTGGATTCGTTGATATTGGGATGTGGTACTGAAAATACAGCCAAAGATGCAGATGGGAGGAATTGGGAGCCTGATACTAAATACATCAATGAAGAAAACTCAGTTTCTGTTAGAGCACAATACCAAGACCCTTCTCTTATATCTGAAACTCCATACATGACAGCAAGAATCTTCACCTCCAAGGTAACATACAAGTTCCCGGTCAAACCCAAGAAAAGGTATTGGCTTAGACTCCATTTTTACCCCTCAGTTTACGGTAGCAACAATGCTGAGGAATCTTATTTCAATGTCATTGCCAATGATTTAACTCTACTGAAAAATTTCAGCACGTCTCTCACTTGTAAGTCTCTTACACAAGCTTATGTCATGAGAGAATACACCTTAGCTCCTTCTGCCTCTAATTCTCTAGGTCTCACCTTTGagccaactcttggttttgcTTTTGTCAATGGTATTGAGTTAATTCTGGTACCTGAACTGTTTGACACAGTTTCAGTTATGGGATTTTCAGACCAAACCTTAGATGCCAAGACCACAAATATGCAGACTATGTATAGATTAAATGTTGGTGGTCAGTATATTTCTCCAACCAATGACTCAGGTTTAACCAGGACATGGTATGATGATTACCCTTATTTGTATGGAGCTCAATCTGGGGTGTCGATTGAGGCCAGTCCAAATGTAAATATTGATTATAAAAAAGTACCTACCTTCGCAGCCCCAACTGATGTTTATAGGACAGCTAGATCAATGGGAGGCACAAAAGAAATGAACCTGAATTACAATCTCACTTGGGTTTTCCAGCAAATTGATCCAAACTATATGTACCTTGTGAGATTACACTTCTGTGATTTTAAATACGCTAAACCCAATGAGATTGTTTTCAATATCTTTCTCAACAACCAAACAGCTCAATCGGGAGCTGATGTCGTTGGTTGGTCTGGAGGAAAGGCTGTGCCTACTTATAAAGATTATGTTGTGTATGTTACTGATGGGAAGGGAGATGAAGAGCTTTGGGTAGCTGTGAACCCTGCCACTGAAACAAAGCCAGAATACTATGATGCAATAGTTAATGGCATTGAGATATTCAAGATGGAGGCTAAGAAAAACTTGGCGGGTCCAAACCCAAAGCCTTCTGAGATGTTGGCCAAGAATGAGCAACAACAGAAGACCTTTCAAAGCAAGAAAAATCATGCCCAAGTCATCGGTGGAGCTATTGGAGGAGTTGTATCCATTGGCATAGTGGCTGCATTATGCATTGCAATCTACCAAAGGAAGAAGAGGTATACTAGTATAGATTCGCACACTTCAAGTTGGCTTCCTATATATGGAAACTCTCATACCACTGCCAGCAAATCAGCAATCTCTGGCAAGAGCACCGCTAGTAGCCACCTCTCAGCAACTGCTCAAGGTCGTTGTAGGCGTTTCTCTTTTATGGAAATGAAAAAGGCCACCAAGAGTTTTGATGAGGCTAATGTCATTGGTGTTGGAGGGTTTGGAAAAGTCTACAAGGGAATTATAGATGTAGGGACCAAAGTGGCCATTAAGAGATCTAACCCATCATCAGAGCAAGGAGTTCATGAATTCCAGACAGAAATTGAGATGCTTTCGGAGTTGAGACACAAGCATTTGGTCTCTCTAATTGGTTTTTGTGAGGAAGATAATGAAATGTGCTTAGTTTATGACTATATGGCTCTTGGTACACTCAGGGAACATCTTTATAAAGGTAACAAACCTCACCTTTCATGGAAGCGTAGGCTTGAACTTTGTATTGGAGCAGCAAAAGGTCTTCACTATCTTCACACAGGAGCCAAATGGACCATCATTCATAGGGATGTCAAAACAACAAACATTCTTTTGGACGAGCATTGGGTTGCTAAGGTTTCTGATTTTGGGCTCTCCAAAACAGGACCAGATATGAGCACTGGCCATGTTAGCACAGTGGTTAAGGGAAGCTTTGGATACTTAGATCCTGAATATTTTCGAAGACAACAATTGACTGAAAAGTCAGATGTTTACTCATTTGGGGTTGTTCTATTTGAGGTGTTATGTGCAAGACCAGCTTTGAATCCAAGCTTACCAAAGGAACAAGTCAGTCTTGCTGATTGGGCTCTACACTGCCAAAAGAAAGGGACATTGGAAGACATTATTGATCCTACATTGAAGGGGAAAATCCACCCTGAAAGTATGAAGAAATTTGCAGATACAGCTGAGAAGTGCTTGTCTGACCATGGAATGGACCGTCCCACTTTAAATGACATATTGTGGAACCTTGAGTTTTCCCTTCAATTACAGGAAAACATGGACGGTTCAAGCCATTCTTCTAAGCGGGGCGGCGAGACCAGCTCTGAGGATGGTAGTGTAAGACACCAGAACATGGCAAAGCATTACAACAACCTGAGCCTTGGAAGTGATAGTGAGCTGGGAAGTGATGACACTTCTGGACAGAATTCAACTGCAATCTTCTCTCAAATTGTTAATCCGAGAGGACGATAG